The following proteins are encoded in a genomic region of Reichenbachiella sp.:
- a CDS encoding SusC/RagA family TonB-linked outer membrane protein has product MKQRILLLSFVMGMVLMAQAQTRTLTGKVTGADDGAALPGVNVSVKGTSTGTITDIDGIYKIDVSDADILLFSYIGYVSQELTVGSQSVADVVLAADTEQLDEVVVTALGISREKKSLTYATQEVEGEELTRVKDANFMNSLTGKAAGVFVNRSGSGVGGSTRVVLRGNSSTRNNNVLYVIDGVPMNNFSASQPNDVWGQNASVPGASGTGGAGRDGGDGIANINPEDIESISVLKGASAAALYGSQAANGVILITTKKGKAGKVTVSASSNFTTESVLLMPEMQYRYGQSAAAGSIDSWGQPVSAPDHVEDFFDKGRTWINTISVSGGNEMAQSYFSYANTDSKGIIPTNTLTKHNFTFKETLDLYDGRLKINGGASIITQETNNRANSGMYFNPLTGLYFFPRGLDFNSYKNNFETFDANRNFNVQNWVADIDVQQNPYWILNRNQNEDSRNRVIANLGASVKITDDLTFRIRGNVDKSVDRYNQNVYAGTQATLADLNGRYVVQNAESTQKYGDAFLMYNKTLETLSISATLGTSITDNEVQSQFFDSKGGDDIRNDGVEGLFYPNVFNLQNIAVGGSALFNEGGSRSQLQSVFGSLNFGYNGMLFLDVTGRNDWSSTLPDDSFFYPSVGLTAVISEMVDLSSSVDLLKVRASFAQVGNGVNAYDVGSGSFNNIVPYGTIQQLPSRVEPGNVLKPEIQTSYEVGAELGMFGRRLNLDLAYYNTVTKDQRIPIVAPSSQGGGFFYINGGEIVNKGFEAALTAVPVKTQDFAWTSTFNFTKNINEVKKLSDDLAEGEFQLTAPGVNNYAMVIREGGQFGDIYGQRFARDANGTIIVDATGAPQPHEDGLGYVGNPNPDYMWGWNNSFDYKGITLGFLIDARIGGEVMSITEAMNDLYGVSENSAAARDAGGVDMPAVLADGSSFGGALPADTFYKTVGGRAGITEHYVYSATNIRLRELSLGYSLPSSVMEKLGPIKSAKVSLVGRNLFFLKNDAPFDPDVSMSTGTGLQGVHVFGLPSTRSIGFNLSLTL; this is encoded by the coding sequence ATGAAACAGAGAATACTTTTATTAAGTTTTGTCATGGGCATGGTGCTGATGGCACAAGCCCAAACCCGGACTTTGACTGGTAAAGTCACCGGAGCAGACGATGGCGCTGCTTTACCGGGAGTGAACGTGTCGGTAAAAGGCACGAGTACAGGTACCATCACAGATATCGATGGTATTTATAAGATTGATGTATCAGATGCTGATATATTGTTGTTTTCTTATATCGGTTATGTGTCACAAGAATTAACAGTGGGCTCTCAGTCTGTTGCTGATGTAGTGTTGGCAGCCGATACAGAACAATTGGACGAAGTAGTAGTAACCGCACTTGGTATTTCTAGAGAGAAAAAGTCTTTGACTTATGCTACGCAAGAAGTGGAAGGTGAAGAACTTACAAGAGTCAAAGATGCCAACTTCATGAATTCATTGACAGGTAAGGCTGCAGGTGTATTTGTAAATAGAAGTGGTTCTGGTGTAGGTGGTTCTACAAGAGTTGTACTTAGAGGTAACTCATCCACTAGAAACAATAACGTACTGTACGTAATTGATGGTGTACCAATGAACAACTTCTCAGCATCTCAGCCAAACGATGTTTGGGGACAAAATGCTTCGGTTCCAGGTGCTTCAGGTACTGGTGGAGCTGGTAGAGATGGTGGTGATGGTATTGCTAATATCAACCCTGAAGATATAGAAAGTATTTCTGTCTTGAAAGGTGCTTCAGCTGCTGCTCTTTATGGTAGCCAAGCGGCCAATGGAGTTATTCTTATTACTACCAAAAAAGGTAAGGCTGGAAAAGTAACAGTTTCTGCATCTTCTAATTTTACTACTGAATCAGTGCTGCTAATGCCAGAGATGCAGTATAGATATGGACAATCTGCTGCAGCTGGATCTATAGATAGCTGGGGTCAGCCAGTATCTGCTCCTGATCACGTAGAAGATTTCTTTGATAAAGGAAGAACTTGGATCAATACGATTTCCGTATCAGGAGGAAACGAAATGGCTCAAAGCTATTTCTCATATGCTAATACAGACTCTAAGGGAATTATCCCTACAAACACATTAACGAAGCACAACTTTACTTTTAAGGAGACTTTAGATCTTTATGATGGTAGACTTAAAATCAACGGTGGTGCTAGCATAATTACTCAAGAGACTAACAACAGAGCAAACTCTGGTATGTACTTCAATCCATTGACTGGATTGTACTTCTTTCCTAGAGGATTGGATTTCAATAGCTACAAAAACAACTTCGAAACTTTTGATGCGAATAGAAACTTCAATGTACAAAATTGGGTAGCTGATATTGACGTTCAGCAAAATCCATATTGGATTTTGAACAGAAACCAAAATGAAGATTCAAGAAACAGAGTGATAGCTAATCTTGGTGCTTCAGTAAAAATCACTGATGATCTTACATTCAGAATCAGAGGAAACGTAGATAAATCAGTTGATAGATACAACCAAAATGTATACGCAGGTACGCAAGCGACATTAGCAGATTTGAATGGTAGATATGTTGTTCAAAATGCTGAGTCTACTCAGAAGTATGGAGATGCATTTTTGATGTACAACAAGACGTTAGAGACACTTAGCATTTCAGCTACATTAGGAACTAGTATTACAGATAATGAGGTTCAGTCACAATTCTTTGATTCAAAAGGTGGTGATGATATTCGAAATGATGGAGTAGAAGGATTGTTCTACCCTAATGTCTTCAACTTGCAAAATATTGCTGTAGGCGGTAGCGCATTATTCAATGAAGGAGGAAGCAGATCGCAACTGCAATCAGTATTTGGTAGTTTGAACTTCGGTTACAATGGAATGTTATTCTTGGATGTAACTGGAAGAAATGATTGGTCTTCTACATTACCAGATGATTCATTCTTTTACCCTTCAGTAGGTCTTACTGCTGTAATTTCTGAAATGGTAGATTTATCTTCTTCAGTAGACCTATTAAAAGTAAGAGCTTCATTTGCTCAAGTTGGTAATGGCGTAAATGCATATGATGTTGGATCAGGTTCATTTAACAACATTGTACCTTACGGTACTATTCAGCAACTACCAAGCAGAGTAGAGCCAGGTAATGTATTGAAGCCTGAAATTCAAACTTCATACGAAGTTGGTGCAGAGTTGGGAATGTTTGGAAGAAGGTTGAATCTTGACCTCGCTTACTACAACACTGTAACAAAAGATCAAAGAATTCCAATTGTTGCTCCTTCTTCACAAGGCGGTGGATTCTTCTATATCAACGGTGGTGAAATTGTAAACAAAGGATTTGAAGCTGCATTAACAGCAGTTCCTGTAAAGACGCAAGACTTTGCATGGACTTCTACTTTCAACTTTACAAAAAACATCAACGAAGTGAAAAAATTGTCTGATGATTTAGCAGAAGGCGAATTTCAGTTGACTGCTCCTGGTGTAAACAACTACGCTATGGTAATAAGAGAAGGCGGACAATTTGGTGATATCTACGGACAGCGTTTTGCAAGAGATGCTAATGGAACTATTATCGTTGATGCTACTGGTGCTCCTCAGCCACACGAAGATGGATTAGGTTATGTAGGAAATCCAAACCCAGATTATATGTGGGGATGGAATAACTCATTCGATTACAAAGGAATCACACTTGGTTTCTTGATTGATGCTAGAATTGGTGGAGAGGTAATGTCTATTACTGAAGCAATGAATGATTTGTATGGTGTATCAGAAAACTCAGCAGCTGCAAGAGATGCTGGTGGTGTAGATATGCCAGCTGTCTTGGCTGATGGTTCATCTTTCGGAGGTGCACTTCCTGCAGATACTTTCTACAAAACTGTAGGTGGTAGAGCGGGTATCACAGAGCATTATGTTTATAGTGCAACCAACATTAGATTGAGAGAACTGTCATTAGGATATTCTCTTCCATCTTCTGTTATGGAAAAGCTAGGCCCTATCAAATCGGCTAAAGTATCATTGGTTGGAAGAAACTTGTTCTTCTTGAAAAATGATGCGCCGTTTGATCCGGACGTGTCTATGTCTACGGGTACTGGCTTGCAAGGAGTTCATGTTTTTGGACTACCATCAACTAGAAGCATAGGTTTCAACCTGTCTTTGACTTTATAA
- the xseB gene encoding exodeoxyribonuclease VII small subunit has protein sequence MSKKKLTYQSAYDELQTICAQLESEEVDVDQITALVKRANELVKYCQDRLRGIENDLNQSTEV, from the coding sequence ATGAGCAAGAAGAAATTAACTTATCAGTCGGCATACGATGAATTGCAAACTATCTGTGCGCAGCTAGAATCTGAGGAGGTAGATGTAGATCAAATCACAGCCCTCGTAAAAAGAGCCAATGAGTTAGTAAAGTATTGTCAGGATCGCTTGAGAGGAATCGAAAACGATTTAAACCAATCAACCGAAGTTTGA
- a CDS encoding DUF2892 domain-containing protein, which yields MQNVGKIDSMIRIILGICCIVAIVYNYAVETILPLYGVILVAILIPLFLKTGITKFCPIMKGLGVSTKK from the coding sequence ATGCAAAACGTAGGAAAAATTGACAGTATGATTCGGATCATATTGGGCATCTGTTGCATTGTGGCCATCGTGTACAACTATGCAGTGGAGACTATTTTACCTTTATACGGAGTAATACTAGTAGCCATTCTGATTCCACTGTTTCTTAAGACGGGAATTACAAAATTCTGCCCAATTATGAAAGGTCTTGGTGTATCAACCAAGAAATAA
- a CDS encoding response regulator transcription factor, translating into MTTNLIKILLVDDHKMIREGIKSFLEESDEYEVVLEAENGVEALEKYNPSTIDLVITDILMPEMDGIEFTGELVKMNPEVKVIALTMLNENHHIKQMLKAGVSGYLLKNCSETELFNAIKTVMSGNKFYSQEVTDIIMNDLSGDKKPKQRLSLEIPLTPRELEVLHLICKEHSNKEISDLLFIGMRTVDAHKRNLLEKTGCKNVAGLVVYALERELFDDL; encoded by the coding sequence ATGACAACCAATTTGATCAAGATATTGCTAGTAGATGATCATAAGATGATCAGAGAAGGAATCAAATCATTTTTAGAGGAGAGTGATGAATATGAGGTAGTGTTGGAAGCAGAGAATGGGGTAGAAGCGCTAGAGAAATATAATCCGTCAACAATTGATCTTGTGATTACCGATATTCTAATGCCAGAGATGGATGGTATTGAATTCACTGGAGAATTAGTCAAAATGAATCCCGAAGTGAAGGTAATTGCACTTACAATGCTCAATGAAAATCATCACATCAAGCAGATGCTCAAAGCTGGAGTATCTGGGTATTTGCTAAAGAATTGCTCAGAGACAGAATTATTTAATGCTATCAAAACAGTGATGTCCGGCAATAAATTTTACTCGCAAGAGGTGACCGATATCATTATGAATGATTTGTCAGGAGATAAAAAACCAAAGCAACGATTGTCTCTGGAGATACCTCTGACTCCTCGGGAGTTAGAAGTTCTACATCTCATATGTAAGGAGCATTCGAACAAAGAAATTTCTGATCTTTTGTTTATTGGCATGCGAACAGTCGACGCTCATAAACGAAATTTGCTAGAAAAAACAGGATGTAAGAACGTGGCGGGTTTGGTCGTTTATGCTTTGGAAAGAGAATTGTTTGATGATTTATAA
- a CDS encoding alpha/beta hydrolase — MKFYFLIFSLVFAFKMNAAETIKIKASDGVEVTVDLHIAHPDTVPFIVLFHQAGWSRGEYQEIAPILNQLGFNCMAVDQRSGKSVNNVENQTFQSARQLMKETKYVDALPDMNAAISHAQTFLTKGKLIIWGSSYSSALALKIAGDRANEIDGVLAFSPGEYFQSMGKPKDYITTSAMNIQCPSFITSSRSEKNSWWSIYEAIPTDTKTYYLPETSGNHGSRALWMKFSDNKGYWDAVTAFLSQYL, encoded by the coding sequence ATGAAATTCTATTTCCTGATATTTTCCTTGGTTTTTGCATTCAAGATGAATGCTGCAGAAACTATAAAAATCAAAGCTTCGGATGGTGTTGAGGTTACGGTTGATTTGCATATCGCACACCCAGATACTGTACCATTCATTGTTTTGTTTCATCAGGCTGGCTGGAGTAGAGGAGAATATCAGGAAATTGCACCTATTCTGAATCAACTAGGATTCAATTGTATGGCGGTAGATCAGCGATCTGGTAAATCGGTGAACAATGTAGAAAACCAAACTTTTCAGAGTGCCCGTCAACTCATGAAGGAAACAAAGTACGTAGATGCCCTGCCTGATATGAATGCGGCTATCTCTCATGCACAGACTTTTTTGACGAAAGGAAAATTAATTATTTGGGGAAGTTCATACTCTTCTGCACTAGCCTTGAAGATTGCAGGTGATCGTGCTAATGAAATAGATGGCGTGCTAGCATTTTCTCCGGGTGAGTACTTTCAGTCTATGGGAAAACCTAAGGACTATATAACCACTAGTGCAATGAACATTCAATGTCCATCTTTTATTACTTCTTCGCGAAGCGAAAAAAACAGCTGGTGGTCTATCTACGAAGCTATCCCTACGGATACCAAAACTTACTATCTACCCGAAACTTCTGGTAACCATGGTTCTAGGGCACTTTGGATGAAATTCTCTGACAATAAAGGTTACTGGGATGCGGTTACGGCCTTTCTTAGCCAATACTTGTAA
- a CDS encoding sensor histidine kinase: MQRTISFAKKPVVYHTLFWVIYFSFNWVRWGSYFDDYAYSFRSNLVEFPLHIVIVYFNIYYLMPRLIPKKITWYIVVLFLSTLGITIIRIILTYLFVTTEVYKESGIQDLSLFNFNYVMASFIGEIYVVAIGTAIKMTIDWIQFKNKTAQLQKVNLETELAFLKSQIQPHFFFNTLNNLYSLTLDKSNKAPYTVLKLSELMSYVIYDAKQKSVPLVKEIKHIQNYLDLEMLRYGERLNVDLEISGDIEGKLIPPVLLLPFIENSFKHGTRLIGQDIPILISLHVKDGRLTFITENNKSPGPIADNGLKTYNHGVGLENTKRRLKLIYDTDFKLDLIEGEVKYRTVLNIPLNEN; the protein is encoded by the coding sequence ATGCAAAGAACCATCAGCTTTGCCAAAAAACCAGTTGTGTACCATACCCTATTCTGGGTCATTTATTTTTCCTTCAATTGGGTGAGGTGGGGATCTTATTTCGATGATTATGCTTATTCGTTTCGGTCTAATCTTGTAGAGTTTCCACTTCATATAGTCATTGTATATTTCAATATATACTACCTCATGCCCAGACTGATCCCGAAAAAGATCACTTGGTATATTGTTGTTCTATTTTTATCTACGCTTGGAATCACGATAATTAGAATTATCCTAACCTATCTTTTTGTGACTACTGAAGTGTACAAAGAGTCTGGCATTCAGGATTTGTCTCTTTTTAATTTCAACTATGTGATGGCCTCCTTTATAGGAGAAATATATGTAGTAGCGATTGGTACCGCCATTAAAATGACTATAGACTGGATACAGTTCAAAAACAAAACGGCACAGCTTCAAAAGGTAAACCTCGAAACAGAACTTGCCTTTTTAAAATCTCAAATTCAGCCTCATTTTTTCTTCAATACGCTTAATAATCTTTACTCCCTTACTCTAGATAAATCTAACAAGGCACCCTATACGGTATTGAAGTTGTCTGAGCTCATGAGTTATGTGATCTATGATGCCAAACAGAAAAGTGTACCGTTGGTCAAAGAAATCAAACACATTCAAAACTATCTGGATCTGGAAATGCTTAGATATGGAGAAAGACTCAATGTAGATTTAGAAATATCTGGTGACATAGAAGGTAAGTTGATTCCACCCGTCCTTCTTTTGCCGTTTATAGAAAATAGTTTTAAGCACGGCACCAGACTCATTGGTCAGGATATTCCGATACTCATTTCTCTTCATGTGAAGGATGGAAGGCTGACATTCATTACAGAAAACAACAAGTCACCAGGGCCTATTGCAGATAACGGATTGAAAACGTATAATCATGGTGTCGGTTTAGAAAATACAAAAAGAAGGCTTAAATTGATATACGATACAGATTTCAAACTAGATCTGATCGAAGGAGAAGTAAAATATAGGACAGTTTTAAATATACCGTTGAATGAAAATTAA
- a CDS encoding LytTR family DNA-binding domain-containing protein, with protein MKINCLIIDDEPLAINVIKNFLVNFKNFEVVGTCKDAVEGFNFLSNQEVDVIFLDINMPTISGLDFLRSLQNPPAVVITTAYREYAVESFELDVIDYLVKPFSLQRFMKTVNRIEQRNAEKESNDGGSSDDGEKAHVFFKIDKKMIKVYLDDILYIESLKDYVRIKTYDESLINHNNLVGIAEILPGDDFVRIHRSYIIAKNKVKAIDGNQVEIADKLLPIGRNYQKDIKNLLLGTE; from the coding sequence ATGAAAATTAATTGCTTGATAATAGATGACGAACCATTAGCCATTAATGTGATTAAGAATTTCTTAGTCAATTTTAAAAATTTCGAGGTGGTTGGTACGTGCAAAGATGCTGTGGAAGGGTTCAATTTTCTGTCCAACCAAGAAGTAGACGTCATCTTTCTTGACATTAATATGCCTACCATATCAGGCTTAGATTTTCTAAGAAGCTTGCAAAATCCGCCCGCTGTAGTTATTACAACTGCCTATAGAGAATACGCGGTAGAAAGCTTTGAATTGGATGTTATTGATTATCTGGTCAAACCTTTTTCTCTCCAGCGTTTTATGAAAACGGTTAATCGCATAGAGCAACGAAACGCTGAAAAGGAATCTAATGACGGAGGAAGTTCGGACGATGGAGAAAAAGCTCACGTATTTTTTAAGATTGATAAAAAAATGATCAAGGTTTACCTCGATGATATTTTGTATATAGAGAGTCTGAAAGATTACGTTCGGATCAAGACCTACGACGAAAGCTTGATCAACCATAACAATCTGGTCGGTATTGCTGAAATCTTACCTGGTGATGATTTTGTGAGAATTCACCGTTCATACATCATTGCAAAAAACAAAGTAAAAGCGATTGATGGCAATCAAGTAGAAATTGCGGACAAACTCCTTCCTATTGGACGCAACTATCAGAAAGATATTAAGAATTTACTTTTAGGTACTGAATAA
- the xseA gene encoding exodeoxyribonuclease VII large subunit yields the protein MNHYSLHEFNLFVKEVLSDSLERSYWIIAEIGQINLHGNGHCYLELVEKDNNYVKAKARGTIWANIYREIHPWFVSQTGTELKQGMKVLFNASLEFHEVYGISLNIRDIDVNFTIGERERKKQETIQQLEAEGIIDMNQALELSIVPQRLAIISSETAAGYEDFMNQFESNPYGYRAILDLFPATMQGDSAPSSIIDCLHKIHESGLGYEAVILIRGGGSKMDLDCFDDYDLCAHLAQFPLPIITGIGHERDQSIADLVAHTRLKTPTSVAEFLVSRMMTFESEINQVQESINQLTQELLYRQNEIINEIKFKWQLSVNQILQRHTFQLEQFVQLIKQKPSLILNRQKEFLGHNQKLVDAYDPQNLLNKGYSITRLNGKVLTKQKIKSGDQIETQTASQTIISTVNETK from the coding sequence GTGAATCATTACTCTCTCCACGAATTTAATTTATTTGTAAAAGAAGTCCTCAGCGACAGCCTAGAGCGGTCGTATTGGATCATTGCTGAAATTGGTCAGATCAATCTGCATGGTAATGGTCACTGCTATCTGGAACTTGTAGAAAAAGACAACAACTATGTGAAGGCGAAAGCCAGAGGCACGATCTGGGCCAATATTTATCGAGAGATCCATCCGTGGTTTGTGTCCCAGACGGGCACAGAACTCAAGCAAGGAATGAAAGTATTGTTTAATGCCTCATTAGAGTTTCACGAGGTATATGGAATAAGCCTCAATATCAGAGACATCGATGTCAACTTCACTATTGGGGAAAGAGAGCGGAAAAAACAAGAGACTATCCAGCAACTAGAAGCCGAAGGAATCATCGACATGAATCAAGCCTTAGAGTTATCGATAGTCCCTCAACGATTGGCTATCATTAGTTCTGAAACAGCCGCAGGGTATGAAGACTTCATGAATCAGTTCGAAAGCAACCCGTATGGGTATCGTGCGATCTTGGATTTATTCCCAGCTACTATGCAGGGTGATTCAGCGCCATCGTCCATTATTGATTGTCTTCATAAAATTCACGAGTCCGGCCTGGGCTATGAAGCCGTCATCCTCATTAGAGGCGGTGGGTCTAAAATGGACTTGGATTGTTTTGATGATTATGATCTCTGCGCTCACCTGGCGCAATTTCCATTACCAATAATTACTGGCATCGGGCATGAGCGCGATCAGTCTATTGCGGACTTGGTGGCCCATACAAGACTAAAAACACCAACATCCGTTGCAGAATTTTTAGTCTCAAGGATGATGACCTTCGAATCAGAGATTAATCAAGTTCAGGAATCCATCAATCAGCTGACACAAGAACTTCTCTACCGTCAAAATGAAATAATCAATGAGATAAAATTCAAATGGCAACTAAGTGTGAATCAAATTTTACAGCGTCACACCTTTCAATTGGAACAATTCGTTCAATTGATTAAACAAAAGCCTTCGCTAATATTAAATCGGCAAAAAGAATTCTTGGGTCACAATCAAAAACTTGTAGACGCCTACGACCCACAAAACCTTTTGAACAAAGGTTATTCCATCACCAGATTGAACGGAAAGGTACTTACGAAACAAAAAATCAAATCAGGAGATCAAATAGAAACGCAAACGGCATCTCAGACCATTATTAGTACAGTAAACGAAACCAAATGA
- a CDS encoding alpha/beta hydrolase, with protein sequence MILKRGLAILCFFASLHVSNAQGKIEAVKINDVSVDIYLPPNYSESKDYPVVYFNDGQMLFGHSTITIALQDILDSLINKQLIHELIVVGVFADERRAERYVPYQNGDFDKMPSGESYAAHYVNFLIDDVVSYVDENYSTMAKPEGRAIFGFSFGGLNAIWMLLNRPETFSMAAGISASMWVDDFAMFKEVEKYKSNQKIWFDIGTSEWNYYVPFQKLLKEQGAEINRQVYYFEVKDAAHNWEFVRQRIHMPLLVFAGLKPQVPSKMNVEIEIIPSKSNPEKKFTRLNPVIVCKGGLKYSLAYEANYKVANPSAGKVYEDGRFELYGEDNLEVEVTYQSFNKKVKIRSKLLN encoded by the coding sequence ATGATTTTAAAAAGAGGGTTAGCCATTCTTTGCTTTTTTGCTTCCTTGCATGTGTCAAATGCTCAAGGGAAGATTGAAGCAGTAAAAATTAATGATGTCTCTGTAGATATCTACTTGCCCCCAAATTATTCCGAATCAAAAGATTACCCGGTTGTTTATTTTAATGATGGTCAAATGTTATTTGGGCATTCCACAATCACTATAGCCTTACAAGACATATTGGACAGCCTAATAAACAAGCAGCTGATACATGAACTGATCGTCGTGGGTGTATTCGCGGATGAAAGACGCGCGGAAAGGTATGTGCCTTATCAAAACGGCGACTTTGATAAAATGCCAAGTGGAGAGTCTTACGCTGCTCATTATGTGAATTTTCTCATCGATGATGTAGTTTCTTATGTTGATGAAAACTATAGTACCATGGCAAAACCAGAGGGAAGAGCAATTTTTGGATTTTCGTTTGGCGGCTTGAATGCCATATGGATGCTACTGAATAGACCCGAAACATTTTCGATGGCTGCCGGTATTTCTGCCTCTATGTGGGTAGACGATTTTGCGATGTTTAAAGAAGTCGAAAAATACAAATCGAATCAGAAAATATGGTTTGATATCGGTACTTCTGAATGGAATTATTATGTGCCTTTTCAGAAACTATTAAAAGAGCAGGGTGCTGAAATAAATCGCCAAGTTTATTATTTCGAAGTGAAAGACGCTGCGCATAATTGGGAATTTGTAAGGCAACGGATTCATATGCCTTTACTTGTTTTTGCTGGACTTAAACCACAAGTTCCTTCCAAAATGAATGTTGAAATTGAAATTATTCCCAGTAAATCAAACCCGGAGAAAAAGTTTACAAGGTTGAATCCAGTGATTGTCTGTAAAGGTGGCTTGAAATATTCTTTGGCTTATGAAGCTAATTATAAGGTGGCCAATCCAAGTGCTGGTAAAGTATATGAAGATGGCAGATTCGAACTTTATGGAGAGGATAATCTCGAAGTTGAAGTCACCTATCAGTCATTTAATAAGAAAGTTAAAATTCGTTCTAAGCTTTTGAATTAG
- a CDS encoding ATP-binding protein, with product MTKSSEEVLEGVLSAINELTVNQNLNQALDHAVRLVGQTFNSDCFLSKISLENNKWISNIHHSWMRIPDNQRVARNQNLVISTFGDISSRLRDGEIITLKYSEAKKKLKKHFDETGGKSVLLVPILIEEELWGMLSMSDIEDERNWPKSVRATLDSLATVISSKVRTKAYKSGLKKEIDRSKKALLNQNERYLSLIENVPGIIFRCKNDSDWSMEFISSYVKSITGYEPIDFLDHKNGIHFNEIIHESDQLMAKEDVETQLVNGPHYRTTYRIITKNKEVKWLWEQGVQIIDNGEEYLEGCIVDISDRVSSHERVLSATLEAEERERSRISRNIHDNLQQLLITAHMNLTFLKKRQADFTSKEIQKYEIANEYLQKAIEESRSLSHKLMPKAIEDYGFEEAVEGLIENVDEVVDTKFEFYNNLKGEHLSAKVELCLFRITQEAMSNIIKFAQAKKCTIQLMKHEKTVILTIEDDGIGFDKSKVVMNAESFGLNSMKNRASSVGGQFFLDSQVGNGTQLTVEIPY from the coding sequence ATGACCAAATCGTCTGAGGAAGTTCTAGAAGGAGTACTGTCGGCCATCAATGAGCTGACTGTAAATCAAAATCTCAATCAGGCACTTGATCACGCAGTTCGACTGGTCGGGCAAACTTTCAACAGTGATTGCTTCTTGTCTAAAATCTCTCTGGAGAACAATAAATGGATCAGTAATATTCATCATTCCTGGATGAGAATACCGGATAATCAACGAGTGGCTAGAAATCAAAATTTAGTGATAAGTACATTTGGAGATATCAGTAGTCGTTTACGCGATGGTGAAATTATTACTCTCAAGTATAGTGAGGCAAAGAAAAAACTCAAGAAACATTTTGATGAGACCGGTGGGAAATCAGTTCTACTGGTTCCGATTCTAATCGAAGAAGAGCTCTGGGGTATGCTGTCCATGTCAGATATTGAGGATGAAAGAAATTGGCCAAAGTCGGTTAGAGCCACATTAGATTCTCTGGCAACCGTCATCAGCTCCAAAGTGAGAACCAAAGCTTATAAAAGTGGACTAAAGAAAGAAATTGACAGAAGCAAAAAAGCCCTGCTCAATCAGAATGAACGATACCTTTCGTTGATTGAAAATGTGCCGGGGATTATTTTTAGATGCAAAAATGATTCGGATTGGTCGATGGAATTTATCAGTTCGTATGTGAAATCGATTACTGGATATGAACCCATAGATTTTTTGGATCACAAGAATGGTATTCATTTCAATGAGATCATTCATGAGTCGGATCAACTGATGGCCAAAGAGGACGTTGAAACACAGCTTGTCAATGGTCCGCACTACCGAACGACTTATAGAATTATAACCAAGAATAAAGAAGTGAAATGGCTTTGGGAGCAGGGAGTTCAAATCATAGACAATGGAGAAGAATACTTGGAAGGCTGCATTGTAGATATCTCAGATCGGGTGAGTAGTCACGAAAGAGTGCTTTCAGCTACGCTAGAAGCAGAAGAAAGAGAAAGAAGTCGGATATCCAGAAACATCCATGATAACCTTCAGCAACTCCTCATTACCGCCCATATGAATTTGACTTTTCTGAAGAAACGTCAGGCAGATTTTACTAGTAAAGAAATTCAAAAATATGAGATAGCTAATGAGTACTTACAAAAGGCCATAGAAGAGTCTCGTTCACTATCTCACAAATTGATGCCAAAGGCTATTGAGGATTATGGCTTTGAAGAAGCAGTCGAAGGGCTGATAGAGAATGTAGATGAGGTGGTGGATACAAAATTTGAATTCTACAATAATCTAAAAGGAGAACACCTTTCAGCCAAGGTGGAATTGTGTCTGTTTAGAATTACCCAAGAAGCAATGAGTAATATTATCAAATTTGCTCAAGCCAAAAAATGCACGATTCAGTTGATGAAGCATGAGAAGACTGTGATTCTAACCATCGAAGATGATGGTATTGGATTCGATAAAAGCAAAGTGGTCATGAATGCTGAATCGTTCGGATTGAATAGTATGAAAAACAGAGCTTCTTCGGTAGGCGGACAATTTTTTTTGGATAGTCAAGTAGGTAATGGGACTCAATTAACTGTAGAAATACCATATTAA